The following are encoded in a window of uncultured Pseudomonas sp. genomic DNA:
- the lldD gene encoding FMN-dependent L-lactate dehydrogenase LldD codes for MIISASTDYRAAAQRRLPPFLFHYLDGGAYAEHTLKRNVSDLADIALRQRVLRNMSELSLETRLFNETLSMPVVLAPVGLTGMFARRGEVQAAKAAAAKGIPFTLSTVSVCPIEEVAPAIDRPMWFQLYVLKDRGFMKNALERAKAAGVTTLVFTVDMPVPGARYRDAHSGMSGPNAPLRRMLQAMTHPIWAWDVGLLGKPHDLGNISTYRGNPTGLADYIGWLGNNFDPSISWKDLEWIREFWDGPMVIKGILDPQDAKDAVSFGADGIVVSNHGGRQLDGVLSSARAMPAIADAVKGDLAILADSGIRSGLDVVRMLALGADTVMLGRAFVYALAVAGEAGVSNLLELIDKEMRVAMVLTGAKSISEISADSLVRELHHAAS; via the coding sequence ATGATCATTTCTGCCTCCACTGACTACCGCGCCGCTGCCCAGCGCCGGCTGCCACCGTTTCTGTTCCACTACCTCGACGGCGGCGCGTATGCCGAGCACACGCTCAAGCGCAACGTCTCCGACCTGGCGGATATCGCCCTGCGCCAGCGCGTGCTGCGCAATATGTCCGAGTTGAGCCTGGAAACCCGCCTGTTCAATGAAACCCTGAGCATGCCGGTGGTTCTGGCCCCAGTTGGCTTGACCGGCATGTTCGCCCGCCGTGGTGAAGTGCAAGCAGCCAAGGCGGCAGCGGCCAAGGGCATTCCCTTTACCCTGTCCACCGTGTCGGTGTGCCCGATCGAGGAAGTCGCCCCGGCGATCGACCGGCCCATGTGGTTTCAGCTGTATGTGCTGAAAGACCGTGGTTTTATGAAGAACGCCCTGGAGCGCGCCAAAGCGGCCGGCGTCACCACCCTGGTGTTCACCGTCGACATGCCGGTGCCCGGCGCCCGCTACCGCGATGCTCACTCCGGCATGAGCGGCCCGAATGCACCGCTGCGGCGCATGCTGCAGGCCATGACCCACCCTATCTGGGCCTGGGATGTTGGCCTGCTGGGCAAACCACATGACCTGGGCAATATCTCCACCTACCGTGGCAACCCCACCGGCTTGGCCGATTACATCGGTTGGCTGGGCAACAACTTCGACCCGTCGATCAGCTGGAAGGACCTGGAGTGGATTCGTGAGTTCTGGGACGGCCCGATGGTGATCAAAGGCATCCTCGACCCGCAGGATGCCAAGGATGCGGTGAGCTTCGGTGCCGACGGCATCGTCGTTTCCAACCATGGTGGCCGTCAGCTCGATGGCGTGCTCTCAAGCGCCCGTGCCATGCCGGCGATTGCCGATGCGGTTAAAGGTGATTTGGCGATTCTCGCCGACTCCGGCATTCGCTCCGGGCTGGACGTGGTGCGCATGCTCGCCCTCGGTGCCGACACCGTGATGCTCGGTCGCGCCTTTGTCTACGCCCTGGCCGTTGCTGGCGAAGCGGGCGTAAGCAACCTGCTGGAGTTGATTGATAAAGAAATGCGCGTGGCCATGGTGCTGACCGGGGCCAAATCGATCAGCGAGATCAGCGCTGACTCGCTGGTGCGTGAACTGCACCACGCCGCATCCTGA
- a CDS encoding FAD-binding and (Fe-S)-binding domain-containing protein, whose translation MSLPAAFIAAVENLIPVERRFDDPLSTLAFGTDASFYRLIPKLVLRVEAELEVVELLKLAGAHQVPVTFRAAGTSLSGQAISDSVLIVLGDNWNGREIRGQGTQIRLQPGVIGAAANAVLAPFQRKIGPDPASINACKIGGIVANNASGMCCGTAQNSYHTLAGIRLVLADGSVLDTEDPLSVSRFFATHAELLEQLSQLGKQTRANSALAAKIRHKYRLKNTTGLSLNALVDFDQPLDILSHLLVGSEGTLGFISAVTYNTVPDYPHKASALLVFPDVESCCRAVTVLKQQPVSAVELLDRRSLRSVQNKPGMPEWVKDLSANACALLIESRAAKQSLLHEQLQQIMASIAEFPLDKQVDFSEDPAVYNLLWKIRKDTFPAVGAVRQTGTTVIIEDVTFPIEQLAEGVNRLLALFDKHGYDEAIIFGHALEGNLHFVFTQGFDSEAEKTRYAAFMDDVAQLVAVEFGGSLKAEHGTGRNMAPFVELEWGQDAYQLMWQIKRLLDPKGILNPDVVLSDDPQLHLKNLKPLPAADEIVDTCIECGFCEPVCPSKGLTLSPRQRIVIWRDIQAKKRAGVDTQELEAAYQYHGIDTCAATGLCAQRCPVGINTGDLVRQLRGRDADKQRRADWLANNFQRAMQGARVMLHVANGARMLMGAPLLSRASAAISKASHGRVPQWTPAMPQPLQRLQLPTACDDARPRVVYLAACVSRAMGPAATDAEQVPLLEKTRALLEKGGFNVVFPADLDSLCCGQPFASKGYAEQAERKKQELIDALLKASRGGLDPIYCDTSPCTLRLLEDGLDSRLKLHDPVKFIREQLLERLDITPQNKPVAVHVTCSTQHLGEAQGLIDIVRRCTTEVVIPEGIHCCGFAGDKGFTTPELNSHALRSLKSAVQYCEEGISTSRTCEIGLSQHGGIDYHGLVYLLDRVSSTR comes from the coding sequence ATGAGCCTGCCTGCCGCCTTTATTGCCGCCGTCGAAAACCTGATCCCCGTTGAACGCCGCTTCGATGACCCGCTGTCGACCCTGGCCTTCGGCACCGACGCCAGCTTTTATCGACTGATTCCCAAGTTGGTGCTGCGCGTCGAAGCAGAGTTAGAGGTGGTTGAGCTGCTCAAGCTGGCAGGCGCACATCAGGTGCCAGTGACCTTTCGCGCCGCCGGCACCAGTCTGTCTGGCCAGGCCATCAGCGACTCGGTGTTGATCGTCCTGGGCGACAACTGGAATGGCCGGGAGATTCGTGGCCAGGGCACGCAGATTCGCCTGCAACCCGGCGTCATTGGCGCGGCGGCTAATGCCGTGCTGGCGCCCTTTCAACGCAAGATCGGCCCCGACCCGGCATCGATCAATGCCTGCAAGATCGGCGGTATCGTCGCCAACAATGCCAGCGGCATGTGCTGCGGCACCGCGCAAAACAGCTACCACACCCTGGCCGGCATCCGTCTGGTGCTGGCTGACGGCAGCGTATTGGACACAGAAGACCCGCTCAGCGTGTCGCGCTTTTTCGCCACCCACGCCGAGCTGCTGGAGCAGTTGAGCCAGCTGGGCAAACAGACCCGCGCCAACAGCGCACTGGCGGCGAAAATTCGCCACAAATACCGCCTAAAAAACACCACCGGTTTGTCCCTTAACGCCCTGGTGGATTTCGACCAGCCGCTGGATATTCTCAGCCACCTGCTGGTCGGCTCCGAAGGCACCCTGGGGTTTATCAGCGCGGTGACCTACAACACCGTGCCTGATTACCCGCACAAGGCCAGCGCCCTGCTGGTGTTCCCTGACGTGGAAAGCTGCTGCCGCGCGGTCACCGTGCTCAAGCAACAACCGGTGTCCGCCGTTGAGCTACTGGACCGCCGCAGCCTGCGCTCGGTGCAGAACAAGCCCGGCATGCCGGAATGGGTCAAGGATCTGTCCGCCAACGCCTGCGCCCTGTTGATCGAATCCCGCGCGGCCAAGCAAAGCCTGCTGCACGAACAGCTGCAACAAATCATGGCCTCGATCGCTGAATTCCCCTTGGACAAACAAGTGGATTTCAGCGAAGACCCGGCCGTTTACAACCTGCTGTGGAAGATCCGCAAGGACACCTTCCCAGCTGTCGGTGCGGTGCGCCAGACCGGCACCACGGTGATCATCGAGGACGTGACCTTCCCCATCGAGCAACTCGCCGAAGGGGTTAACCGCCTGCTCGCGCTGTTCGACAAACACGGTTACGACGAGGCGATCATTTTCGGCCACGCCCTGGAAGGCAACCTGCACTTCGTCTTCACCCAGGGCTTTGATAGCGAAGCAGAGAAAACCCGCTACGCCGCCTTTATGGACGACGTCGCCCAGTTGGTCGCGGTGGAGTTTGGCGGCTCACTGAAAGCCGAACACGGCACCGGGCGCAACATGGCACCCTTCGTCGAGCTGGAATGGGGTCAAGACGCTTACCAGCTGATGTGGCAGATCAAGCGCCTGCTCGACCCCAAAGGCATCCTCAACCCGGATGTAGTGCTCTCGGATGACCCGCAGCTGCACCTGAAAAACCTCAAGCCGCTGCCGGCTGCCGACGAGATCGTCGACACCTGCATCGAGTGTGGCTTCTGCGAGCCGGTATGCCCCTCCAAGGGGCTGACCCTGAGCCCGCGCCAACGCATCGTGATCTGGCGTGACATTCAGGCGAAGAAGCGCGCCGGTGTCGATACCCAGGAGCTGGAGGCGGCCTACCAATACCACGGCATCGACACCTGCGCCGCCACCGGCCTGTGCGCGCAACGCTGCCCGGTGGGCATCAACACCGGCGATTTAGTCCGGCAGCTGCGCGGCCGTGATGCCGATAAGCAACGTCGCGCCGACTGGCTGGCGAATAACTTCCAGCGTGCCATGCAGGGCGCGCGGGTCATGCTGCACGTGGCCAACGGCGCACGCATGCTCATGGGCGCGCCCCTGCTCAGCCGTGCCTCGGCGGCCATCAGCAAAGCCAGCCATGGCCGTGTACCGCAATGGACCCCGGCCATGCCACAGCCGCTGCAGCGCCTGCAGCTGCCAACCGCCTGCGACGACGCGCGCCCCCGAGTGGTTTACTTGGCTGCCTGCGTCTCCCGCGCCATGGGCCCGGCGGCCACCGATGCCGAGCAAGTACCGCTGCTCGAGAAAACCCGCGCCTTGCTGGAAAAAGGCGGTTTTAACGTGGTGTTTCCGGCTGATCTGGACAGCCTCTGCTGCGGCCAGCCGTTCGCCTCCAAAGGCTATGCCGAGCAAGCCGAACGCAAGAAGCAGGAGCTGATCGACGCCCTGCTCAAGGCCAGCCGTGGCGGCCTCGACCCCATCTACTGCGACACCAGCCCCTGCACCCTGCGCTTGCTTGAAGACGGCCTGGACAGCCGACTCAAGCTGCACGACCCGGTAAAATTTATCCGCGAGCAGTTGCTCGAACGCTTAGACATCACCCCGCAAAACAAACCCGTTGCGGTGCATGTCACCTGCAGCACCCAACATCTAGGTGAGGCACAGGGGTTGATCGACATCGTCCGCCGCTGCACCACTGAAGTGGTTATTCCGGAAGGCATTCATTGCTGCGGCTTTGCCGGTGACAAGGGCTTTACCACCCCCGAGCTGAACAGCCACGCCCTGCGCAGCTTGAAGTCAGCGGTGCAATATTGCGAAGAAGGCATCAGCACCAGCCGCACCTGCGAAATCGGCCTGAGCCAACATGGCGGTATCGATTACCACGGGCTGGTGTATCTGCTGGACCGGGTCAGCAGCACGCGCTAA